The Mycosarcoma maydis chromosome 22, whole genome shotgun sequence genome contains the following window.
CTCCGTGAGTTTGGCAAGCGCTGCCTTGTCGAGTTCAAATGCGTCGCCTTTCTTGTTGGAATGCGATTCGTAATCTGAGCCTGCGTCGTCGGAcgagtcggacgaggaATCGCTCTCGGCAGTGTCGGGTGCGATGCGCATGCGTTTCTTGTTGGTCGTTTCGTGCGAGCTTGCAGGTGTGCTGCTAGCACCTATCGCTGAACTCTTGGCACCCAGAGAGCGAGGAGCCTCTCTCAGTGCAAACGCCTTGGCCAGATGTCCTAGGTGCAACGCCCTCACGTTAAAGTACTGCTTCTCCTCGGCGCTGTGCGTAGCATACGCTCGAACGTGGGACAAAAACGCTTTTCTCGCCAACAAACTCGGTCGCTCTCCCGAAATCACCCATCGTTCAAACGCCAATTGCACCTCGGTCGCTCTGGATTGGTACTCCAACGTCCCCATCGTTCCACCCATGCCTTGCTGTAgcacgagctcgatcgatgctgGCGTAATCTTTCTCGTCGAACCCTGCTTCTTGgactcgatctcggaacaagaacaagatgcCGAATCAGACGACTGAATCGTCATGTGCGACTCGAGCACGTGCTCCACCCAACCCAACTCCTGAGGTAGCACGAGCAACCAACTCTCACCCGCTCGACCAACACGCGCCGTACGACCAACGCGATGCAAATACTCTTCGATACCTCCTTCCGTAGGCGGGTCCAGTTGAATCACACATCCAACCTCGGGCAGATCGAGTCCACGACTGGCAACGCTCGTACAAAGCAGAATGCTTCCCTGAAATCCTTGGCGTTCGGCCGAATGTTTGGTGCGGATCCCAGAGAACCCCTTCAGGCTGCTGATTCGTTCTTGTTGCGTCATCGATCCATGCAATCGGTAGATGGGCACATCAGGGATCAGTTCCGATGTGACATGCGTCGCAAGCTGCGCATCTTGTACTTGAACATCGGCGGAAGCATCGTTTTCGGATGCATTCATTCGAGCACCGCCGAAAGCAGCGTAGTGGAAATCCACCGAATCGGTGCAACTCATGAACACGATCACACGACCAGCACCGGCTTGATGATCGACATGTTGCCACTGACGACGTGCACGTGAGATATAGGATCGCAACAGAGAGAGAAGCGTCACCAATCGAAGCTTGGGTGGAGTCGTGACAAAACTCTGTGCCAGTTGCGCCGGAGCTGCGAATTTGACGGCTCTCTTTTGCAACGTCGAGTCTGCATCCGTAGTAACTTGCGTGCTTGTTTCGGCAGCGTCCGACTTGACACCGCGGATAATCTTGGGATTCACCAGCGTTTTTCCAGCCAAAACTTGAACGTGTTCATCAAGCGTAGCGGAGCACAGCACGACTCTCCTAGCGTGAGCCCACCAAGCCATACCGAGTGTGTCCATGACGTCTGCGTCTGGGATCCAGTCGGCATCACCTGGAGCGGTACCCTCTTGGTACGCTGGCATAGCCTGTCGTGCTGCAGTACACGCCAAGTTGCGTCGGCCATCGAGAGCTCGAACGATACCTGTAAGCTGTTCTTCGAAACCCATCTCCAATAATCGATCGGCTTCATCCAGGACGAGCCAACGGCACTTGCCCACATCAAAGCTGGACGTGTTCTGCAGATGGTCCAGCAGTCTTCCTGGTGTAGAGACAAGGATAGGGCAACCTTTACGCAGTCGTTGCTTCTCGTGGTTCTTTGTGGATCCACCGGAAAGCAGACCAGGAACCAACCATCTCGTCCTGCGCACAGTGCCCTCGACCTCTTGATTTTGCTCCTTGAGACTAAGAGCAAGAGAAAcgagcttttcgagcaCCTCGTAGATCTGTCTTGCTAGCTCACGTGTGGGAGCGAGGACAATCGCGAGCGTTCCGACGGATCTGTCGATAAACGACTCCTCGCAGAGCGGCAGCAGGCTCTGCACGATGGGAAGCAGGTATGTGAGCGTCTTACCGGAACCCGTTTGTGCTTGAATCAGGATATCGCGATCGAGACCGGGGTGGAGGAGGTGAGGTAGCGCTGCTTTCTGGATCGCAGTGGGATTGGATCCGATGTTCATCTTGGAAGCTAGGTGGTAAACAAGCAGTGGATCCAAGCCGCAAGATGCGAAATCAGAACCTACCGATGGAGCATTGGTGGGATGGTAAGCTTTACGTTGGAAGGGTGTCAAAGCAATACTCGAATCTTCCAGAACACCGTGCGCGGGGAAGA
Protein-coding sequences here:
- a CDS encoding uncharacterized protein (related to DBP7 - RNA helicase required for 60S ribosomal subunit assembly) → MDDNDDGLMLNFAAPAAGSASVSSKRSKQTAKARFAQKRTAHQLRKQAPKQNRSVAPIESVQGVVTPASARLSPAPASANESPAAKRQRIEATSTSSAALSAPRFDPRSETAKSAPITSRSSQTTSSAASSSRKAIAPVTKLAGSSFASAGASSSASKQTNGGIVSTLFPAHGVLEDSSIALTPFQRKAYHPTNAPSVGSDFASCGLDPLLVYHLASKMNIGSNPTAIQKAALPHLLHPGLDRDILIQAQTGSGKTLTYLLPIVQSLLPLCEESFIDRSVGTLAIVLAPTRELARQIYEVLEKLVSLALSLKEQNQEVEGTVRRTRWLVPGLLSGGSTKNHEKQRLRKGCPILVSTPGRLLDHLQNTSSFDVGKCRWLVLDEADRLLEMGFEEQLTGIVRALDGRRNLACTAARQAMPAYQEGTAPGDADWIPDADVMDTLGMAWWAHARRVVLCSATLDEHVQVLAGKTLVNPKIIRGVKSDAAETSTQVTTDADSTLQKRAVKFAAPAQLAQSFVTTPPKLRLVTLLSLLRSYISRARRQWQHVDHQAGAGRVIVFMSCTDSVDFHYAAFGGARMNASENDASADVQVQDAQLATHVTSELIPDVPIYRLHGSMTQQERISSLKGFSGIRTKHSAERQGFQGSILLCTSVASRGLDLPEVGCVIQLDPPTEGGIEEYLHRVGRTARVGRAGESWLLVLPQELGWVEHVLESHMTIQSSDSASCSCSEIESKKQGSTRKITPASIELVLQQGMGGTMGTLEYQSRATEVQLAFERWVISGERPSLLARKAFLSHVRAYATHSAEEKQYFNVRALHLGHLAKAFALREAPRSLGAKSSAIGASSTPASSHETTNKKRMRIAPDTAESDSSSDSSDDAGSDYESHSNKKGDAFELDKAALAKLTESIVANADGSNRSKKLAREAQKAAAAAGVADDKAKQTDAEARMYAKVRALGKMSKKHGVLGAHAADEFQIA